The following proteins come from a genomic window of Myroides odoratus DSM 2801:
- a CDS encoding DUF4134 domain-containing protein, which produces MKTKTIKQRLFLLLIVLSSLPLLAQGNGTAGITEATQMVTSYFDPATKLIYAIGAVVGLIGGVKVYNKFSSGDPDTSKTAASWFGACIFLIVAATILRSFFL; this is translated from the coding sequence ATGAAAACAAAAACAATCAAACAAAGGTTATTTTTACTACTTATAGTACTAAGTAGTTTACCACTATTAGCTCAAGGAAACGGAACAGCTGGAATTACTGAAGCTACCCAGATGGTTACTTCTTACTTTGATCCAGCCACTAAACTAATTTATGCCATTGGAGCAGTAGTTGGTCTTATTGGAGGAGTGAAGGTATACAACAAATTCTCAAGTGGTGATCCTGATACAAGCAAGACAGCTGCAAGCTGGTTTGGGGCTTGTATCTTCTTAATTGTAGCAGCTACAATTCTAAGATCATTTTTCCTTTAA
- a CDS encoding DUF4133 domain-containing protein — translation MKKFSINKGIGASVEFKGLKAQYLFYFAGGLLADLILVMVLYMAGVNNLICLALGLSTSGYLVYKVFSLNKKYGQYGLMKLQARKYFPRYIISRKDVKGYFNRNLKLRSYEKYS, via the coding sequence ATGAAAAAGTTTAGTATCAATAAAGGTATTGGAGCGAGTGTTGAGTTTAAAGGACTCAAGGCGCAGTATCTGTTTTACTTTGCAGGAGGACTTTTAGCTGATTTAATTCTTGTTATGGTTTTGTATATGGCAGGGGTAAACAATCTTATTTGTTTAGCCCTTGGCCTTAGTACATCAGGCTATCTTGTATACAAAGTATTTTCACTGAATAAGAAATACGGTCAGTATGGTCTTATGAAACTTCAGGCTAGAAAATATTTTCCAAGGTATATCATCTCAAGAAAGGACGTCAAAGGGTATTTCAATAGAAACTTAAAACTAAGAAGTTATGAGAAATACAGCTAA
- the traK gene encoding conjugative transposon protein TraK codes for MEFKSLRNIENSFVQIRLYAIVLAVVCLIVVGFSIYKSYDFAKEQREKIYVLDRGKSLMLALSQDASINRPVEAREHVRRFHELFFTLSPEKAAIEGNMQRAFNLSDKTAFDYYKDLLEKGYYSRVISGNIQQRVEVDSIKIDFNAYPYKTLTYATQYIIRSSNLTKRNLITSSQLVSAVRSDNNPQGFIIEKFTVVENKDLEVVKR; via the coding sequence ATGGAATTTAAATCACTTCGAAATATAGAAAATAGTTTTGTGCAGATAAGACTCTATGCCATTGTATTAGCAGTTGTTTGCCTTATAGTAGTAGGATTCTCCATCTATAAGAGCTACGATTTTGCTAAAGAGCAGCGAGAGAAGATCTATGTGCTTGACAGAGGTAAATCTTTAATGCTTGCCCTGTCTCAAGATGCTAGTATAAATAGACCAGTAGAGGCAAGAGAGCACGTAAGGCGTTTTCACGAGCTTTTCTTTACCCTCTCACCTGAAAAAGCAGCCATTGAGGGTAATATGCAAAGAGCGTTTAATCTATCTGATAAAACAGCCTTTGACTATTACAAAGACTTACTTGAAAAAGGTTATTACAGCAGAGTCATTTCAGGAAATATCCAGCAAAGGGTAGAGGTGGATAGTATTAAGATCGATTTTAACGCCTATCCCTATAAGACATTGACCTACGCAACTCAGTATATCATACGATCTAGTAACCTAACTAAAAGGAATTTAATTACAAGTAGCCAGCTTGTTTCGGCTGTACGCTCAGATAATAACCCGCAAGGGTTCATTATCGAAAAGTTTACAGTTGTAGAGAACAAAGACTTAGAAGTTGTTAAACGCTAA
- a CDS encoding DUF3408 domain-containing protein gives MKNLFKKTEEKNDTKKYEDQFLTNRLPANSKGKVVYIRPEHHEVLIRLVQLSKENKTTLYAYIDNILEQHLKDHADDIKAYFQQHFKPIL, from the coding sequence ATGAAAAATCTATTCAAAAAAACAGAAGAAAAAAACGATACTAAGAAATATGAGGATCAGTTTTTAACTAATCGATTACCTGCAAATAGTAAAGGAAAAGTGGTATACATCCGCCCTGAACACCATGAGGTACTTATTCGCCTTGTTCAATTATCTAAAGAAAATAAGACAACGCTCTATGCCTATATCGACAATATTTTAGAACAACATTTAAAAGATCATGCGGATGATATCAAGGCTTATTTTCAGCAACATTTTAAACCAATTCTGTAA
- a CDS encoding DUF3408 domain-containing protein, whose amino-acid sequence MEKENKKQQHIDEELMMSLMVDGVRKEGIKEPSQDIEKVEERKTEDTPLKKNSVSKQKKQTKQSVETDYESIFFKKSDTNARDGKTVYIRPEFHEKLTRIIHIIGEDKITIYAYLDNLLDNHFDEFAQQITKSYNEKYKPI is encoded by the coding sequence ATGGAAAAAGAAAACAAAAAACAACAGCATATTGATGAAGAACTAATGATGAGTCTAATGGTTGATGGAGTGAGAAAAGAAGGAATCAAAGAACCGTCTCAGGATATTGAAAAAGTAGAAGAGAGAAAGACAGAGGACACTCCTTTGAAGAAGAACTCTGTTTCAAAACAAAAGAAACAAACAAAGCAATCTGTTGAAACAGATTACGAGAGTATCTTTTTTAAAAAATCTGACACCAATGCCAGAGATGGTAAGACAGTGTATATAAGACCTGAATTTCATGAAAAACTAACTCGCATCATTCACATAATAGGTGAGGATAAAATAACAATTTATGCCTATTTAGATAATTTGTTAGACAATCACTTTGATGAGTTTGCTCAGCAGATTACCAAGAGTTACAATGAAAAATATAAACCAATTTAA
- the traJ gene encoding conjugative transposon protein TraJ, with amino-acid sequence MGDNNLHEVLQNLYYDMMPLSAQMAGVAKSLAGLGALFYIGIKVWQALARAEPIDVYPMLRPFALGICIMFFPTLVLGTLNTVLSPVVKGTHQILENQVIDMTSLQQKKDILEREAMLRNPETAYLVSDEEFDKKLDELGWSPSDLAAMTGMYLEKWQYDFQKNLRDGFREILEMLFQASALVIDTIRTFFLVVLSILGPIAFAISIWSGFESTLLQWLTRYISVYLWLPVADLFSAMLAKIQSLIIERDMLMLADPSYVPDTSNTAYVIFMIIGIVGYFTIPTVTGWVIQAGGAGNFMRNMNKTVSTTGNMATAGAGATVGNISGQLIKK; translated from the coding sequence ATGGGAGATAATAATTTACACGAGGTACTTCAGAACCTCTATTACGATATGATGCCGCTATCAGCCCAGATGGCAGGGGTGGCTAAAAGCTTAGCGGGTCTTGGTGCTCTTTTTTACATTGGTATTAAAGTATGGCAAGCACTAGCAAGAGCAGAACCTATTGATGTATATCCGATGCTCAGACCATTTGCTTTGGGTATTTGTATTATGTTTTTTCCAACCCTTGTTCTTGGAACTTTAAATACGGTTTTAAGTCCAGTTGTAAAAGGTACACATCAGATATTAGAAAATCAGGTAATTGATATGACTTCCTTACAACAAAAGAAAGATATTTTAGAAAGAGAGGCTATGTTACGAAATCCTGAAACAGCTTATTTAGTCTCAGACGAAGAATTTGATAAAAAGCTTGACGAGCTTGGTTGGTCGCCCTCTGATTTAGCTGCTATGACAGGAATGTATTTAGAGAAATGGCAATATGATTTTCAAAAAAATCTAAGAGATGGCTTTAGAGAGATATTAGAAATGCTCTTTCAAGCTTCAGCTCTTGTTATCGATACCATTCGAACATTCTTCTTAGTGGTACTCTCCATACTAGGACCCATTGCCTTTGCCATCTCAATATGGAGTGGTTTTGAATCTACACTTTTACAGTGGCTCACACGGTATATAAGCGTGTACCTCTGGCTTCCAGTAGCGGATTTATTCAGTGCTATGCTCGCTAAGATTCAATCGCTAATTATCGAAAGAGATATGTTAATGCTTGCAGATCCGAGCTATGTACCAGATACGTCCAATACTGCTTATGTCATTTTTATGATCATTGGTATAGTAGGATATTTTACAATCCCTACAGTAACAGGATGGGTAATTCAAGCAGGTGGAGCAGGAAACTTTATGCGCAACATGAATAAGACTGTATCTACTACTGGTAATATGGCTACAGCAGGAGCAGGGGCAACAGTTGGTAATATTTCAGGACAACTAATCAAAAAATAA
- a CDS encoding TraG family conjugative transposon ATPase, producing the protein MRNTAKTNTLERMFPILSVENNCIVSKQGDITVCYKVILPEIFTISDKEYETIHSVWHKAIKTLPEFTVIHKQDWFIKESYQADFSDVEQSYLSRSFERHFNERPFLNHSCYLFITKTTKERIKSQSNFSSLTRGELIPKEIRDKDTVLSFLEATTQLEKIVNDSGLISLIKLSEEDIIGSEAKSGLLEQYLTLSSSERGSLEDIAISAEQVRVGDNRISMHTLSSTDDLPIEVSYLSRYEKLSTDKSSMALSFASPVGLLLNCNHIYNQYLFIEDSDYNLKQFEKSAKNMHSLARYSRANQINKKWIEEYLNEAHSKGLASIKAHFNVMAWSDNPSELKQLKNDVGSAIASMECVPRHNTVDAATLYWAGMPGNSADFPSEESFYTFIEPALCLFTGETNYQNSLSPFGIKMADRLTGKPIHLDISDLPMKKGIITNRNKFILGPSGSGKSFFTNHMVRQYYEQGAHVLLVDTGNSYQGLCELIKGKTKGEDGVYFTYTEENPIAFNPFYTEDGVFDIEKRESIKTLILTLWKRDDQPPSRSEEVALSNAVSGYIQKLQSSDIKPSFNTFYEYIKTDYKAELEDKKVREKDFDLYNFLNVLEPYYKGGEYDYLLNSESELDLLNKRFIVFEVDSIKDHKILFPIVTIIIMEVFINKMRRLKGQRKLILIEEAWKAIAKEGMASYIKYLFKTVRKFFGEAIIVTQEVDDIIQSPIVKESIINNSDCKILLDQRKYMNKFDDIQAMLGLTDKEKAQILSINLNNNPNRLYKEVWIGLGGTHSGVYATEVSYSEYLAYTTEETEKLQVMNLAKELDGNVEMAIKRLVQEKQEEQA; encoded by the coding sequence ATGAGAAATACAGCTAAGACAAATACCCTTGAGAGGATGTTTCCGATTCTTTCGGTTGAAAATAACTGCATTGTTTCCAAGCAAGGAGATATAACGGTTTGTTACAAGGTCATCTTACCTGAGATATTTACTATTTCAGATAAAGAATATGAGACTATTCACAGTGTGTGGCATAAAGCGATTAAAACATTGCCTGAGTTTACTGTGATACACAAGCAAGATTGGTTTATAAAAGAAAGTTATCAGGCGGATTTTAGTGATGTAGAACAAAGCTATCTAAGTAGAAGTTTTGAAAGGCATTTTAACGAGCGCCCCTTTTTAAATCACAGTTGTTATTTGTTTATCACAAAGACAACTAAAGAGCGAATTAAAAGCCAAAGCAATTTTTCATCACTCACAAGGGGGGAGCTTATCCCTAAAGAAATCAGAGATAAAGATACGGTTCTAAGCTTTTTAGAGGCTACAACCCAACTTGAAAAGATAGTTAATGATAGTGGATTAATAAGCTTAATTAAACTATCTGAAGAAGATATCATTGGCTCGGAAGCTAAAAGCGGACTTTTAGAGCAGTATCTAACTCTTAGCTCAAGTGAGAGAGGAAGCCTTGAAGATATTGCTATTAGCGCAGAGCAGGTTAGAGTAGGAGATAATAGGATTTCAATGCACACTCTTTCAAGTACAGATGATCTGCCTATTGAGGTGTCATATTTATCACGCTATGAAAAACTATCAACCGATAAAAGTAGTATGGCTTTGTCGTTTGCATCTCCTGTTGGACTCTTACTTAATTGTAATCACATCTATAACCAGTATTTGTTTATAGAGGATAGTGATTACAATTTAAAGCAATTTGAAAAGTCAGCCAAGAATATGCATTCCCTTGCCAGATACAGTAGAGCTAATCAAATCAACAAAAAGTGGATTGAAGAATACTTAAATGAGGCTCATAGTAAAGGCCTTGCTTCTATAAAAGCTCACTTTAATGTAATGGCATGGTCAGATAATCCAAGCGAGCTTAAACAGCTTAAAAATGACGTAGGAAGCGCAATCGCTTCTATGGAGTGCGTGCCAAGACACAACACTGTAGATGCTGCTACGCTTTACTGGGCAGGTATGCCAGGGAATAGCGCAGACTTTCCAAGTGAAGAGAGCTTTTATACCTTCATAGAACCTGCTTTATGCTTATTTACAGGGGAGACGAATTATCAAAACTCACTATCTCCCTTTGGAATAAAAATGGCAGATCGATTAACTGGTAAACCAATTCATTTAGATATTTCAGATTTACCAATGAAAAAAGGAATTATCACCAACCGCAACAAGTTTATCTTGGGACCATCGGGAAGTGGTAAGAGCTTTTTTACCAATCATATGGTAAGGCAGTATTATGAGCAAGGCGCGCATGTACTGCTTGTTGATACAGGAAACTCTTACCAAGGATTATGCGAGCTAATTAAAGGCAAAACAAAAGGGGAGGACGGTGTATATTTTACTTACACTGAAGAAAACCCAATTGCCTTTAATCCTTTTTATACTGAAGATGGGGTATTTGATATTGAAAAAAGAGAGAGTATTAAAACACTTATCCTGACGCTTTGGAAGCGAGATGACCAGCCGCCTTCTAGATCGGAAGAAGTAGCGCTTTCAAATGCTGTTAGTGGATACATCCAAAAACTTCAAAGCAGTGATATAAAACCAAGCTTCAATACTTTCTATGAGTATATCAAAACAGATTACAAAGCTGAGTTGGAAGATAAAAAGGTTAGAGAGAAGGATTTTGATCTTTATAACTTTTTAAATGTACTTGAGCCTTATTATAAAGGAGGAGAATATGACTATTTATTAAACTCAGAAAGTGAGCTTGATTTACTAAATAAACGCTTTATTGTCTTTGAGGTAGATTCAATCAAAGATCACAAAATTCTGTTTCCTATAGTGACTATTATCATCATGGAAGTGTTTATAAATAAGATGAGGCGTCTTAAAGGTCAGCGTAAACTAATACTAATTGAGGAGGCTTGGAAAGCCATAGCCAAAGAGGGTATGGCATCGTACATTAAATATTTGTTTAAAACCGTTAGAAAGTTTTTTGGAGAAGCCATTATTGTAACTCAAGAGGTAGATGATATTATCCAATCTCCGATTGTAAAGGAGAGTATCATCAATAATTCAGATTGTAAGATCCTTCTTGATCAGCGCAAGTACATGAATAAGTTTGATGATATACAAGCTATGCTTGGTCTGACTGACAAAGAGAAAGCTCAGATACTTTCAATAAACTTAAACAATAATCCAAATCGTCTTTACAAAGAAGTTTGGATTGGTCTTGGAGGTACTCACTCAGGTGTGTATGCTACAGAGGTGAGCTATTCGGAGTATCTCGCCTATACCACTGAAGAGACTGAGAAATTGCAGGTCATGAATTTGGCTAAAGAACTCGATGGTAATGTAGAGATGGCTATAAAACGTCTTGTACAAGAAAAACAAGAAGAGCAGGCCTAA
- a CDS encoding DUF4141 domain-containing protein, with translation MKKLLQVVMVAMLLILPIQINAQWVVTDPTNLASGILNSANEIIQTSSTVSNVIKNFKEVEKVYKQGKEYYDKLQAVNNLVKDARKVQQTVLLVGEVSELYVKNFGKMLNDPNFSAQELVAIANGYSVLLQESTELVKELKQIVSASSLSLNDKERMDIIDRVYKEVKGYHNLVSYYTRKNIGISILRSKKKNNTQRVLDLYGTSNQRYW, from the coding sequence ATGAAAAAACTATTACAGGTAGTTATGGTAGCTATGCTACTTATTCTGCCAATACAGATTAATGCTCAGTGGGTGGTAACGGATCCCACTAATTTGGCATCGGGCATATTAAACAGTGCTAATGAGATTATACAAACTTCTTCAACGGTAAGTAATGTCATTAAAAACTTTAAAGAAGTAGAGAAGGTCTATAAACAAGGCAAGGAGTATTATGATAAGCTCCAAGCGGTAAACAATCTTGTTAAGGATGCGAGGAAGGTTCAGCAAACGGTACTCTTAGTAGGAGAAGTTTCAGAGCTGTATGTCAAGAACTTTGGCAAGATGCTTAATGACCCAAACTTCTCTGCACAGGAGCTTGTAGCTATTGCCAATGGGTATTCCGTATTACTTCAAGAGAGCACAGAGCTTGTCAAGGAGCTTAAACAGATTGTAAGCGCTTCGAGTCTTTCTTTAAATGATAAGGAGCGTATGGATATTATAGATAGGGTTTACAAAGAAGTAAAAGGCTATCACAACCTTGTTAGTTATTATACCAGAAAAAATATAGGTATCAGCATCTTAAGATCGAAGAAGAAAAATAATACCCAAAGAGTACTTGATCTCTATGGAACCTCGAATCAAAGATATTGGTAG
- a CDS encoding ParA family protein translates to MKTKKEPIFVAFSSQKGGVGKSTFTTLVASILHYQMNYNVIVFDADFPQHSLVKMKERDLSIVMENEVLKKLAYKQFTTINKKAYPILQEKADNVLSAAKQFIRESTIPVDVVFFDLPGTVNTAGILNALSGMHYIFTPIKADRVVMESTLVFTQLLRDVVMKKSETAIHSINLFWNQVDGRESTPLYDVYNQAIKELDFSLMQSQIKSSTRFRKESEVTSKFVFRSTLLPPDKRLSKASGLDLFIEEFLTIIQL, encoded by the coding sequence ATGAAAACAAAAAAAGAACCAATTTTTGTGGCATTCTCATCTCAAAAAGGGGGAGTAGGTAAAAGTACATTTACCACATTAGTGGCAAGTATTTTACATTATCAGATGAATTACAATGTAATTGTCTTTGATGCTGATTTTCCACAGCATAGTCTTGTGAAAATGAAAGAGCGAGATTTATCTATCGTTATGGAAAATGAGGTACTCAAAAAACTTGCTTATAAGCAGTTTACAACGATTAATAAAAAAGCCTACCCAATATTACAAGAGAAGGCAGATAATGTACTCAGCGCAGCCAAACAATTTATACGTGAGTCAACTATACCAGTTGATGTAGTTTTCTTTGATTTACCAGGAACGGTTAATACCGCTGGAATCTTAAATGCATTATCGGGCATGCACTATATTTTTACGCCTATCAAAGCGGATAGAGTAGTGATGGAAAGTACGCTTGTTTTTACACAACTTTTGCGAGATGTTGTGATGAAAAAATCAGAGACAGCAATACACAGTATAAATCTGTTTTGGAACCAAGTAGATGGGAGGGAAAGTACTCCTTTGTATGATGTCTATAACCAAGCTATTAAGGAACTGGATTTTAGTTTGATGCAAAGTCAGATTAAAAGTAGTACGAGATTTCGTAAGGAGAGTGAAGTGACAAGCAAGTTTGTTTTCCGTTCCACTTTACTACCTCCAGATAAACGTCTTAGTAAAGCTAGTGGCTTAGACCTTTTTATAGAAGAGTTTTTAACAATCATCCAACTATAA